A DNA window from Schistocerca gregaria isolate iqSchGreg1 chromosome 2, iqSchGreg1.2, whole genome shotgun sequence contains the following coding sequences:
- the LOC126337008 gene encoding dnaJ homolog subfamily A member 2-like, with amino-acid sequence MADSKLYDLLGVSRNASEVEIKKAYRKLAKEFHPDKNPEAGDKFKEISFAYEVLSDPKKRSTYDRVGLKGLQEGAHEGHGFSSDDLFSQIFGGGLFGMGMGPGMRGRRRHRGEDTVHTLKVSLEDLYNGKTSKLQLSKNVICTTCGGKGGRAGTTHTCRTCAGCGFKVTYRQLGPGMTQQLQSRCPTCSGEGEVIHEKDRCVACRGKKVVNETKILEVHVDKGMKESQKIYFRGEGDQQPDVEPGDVIIVLQQKPHDKFQRTNDDLVMTHALSLTEALCGFEMTLKHLDGRDLVIKHPPGQVIKPGDVKGIENEGMPQYRNPFERGNLYIKFDVLFPSNNFANEVTLKELEKLLPPRPTFHIPQGEHVEEVDLNEYDPNDRSSGGSGRQEAYASDDDEYGPGSGGIQCAHQ; translated from the exons ATGGCGGATTCTAAGTTGTATGATTTATTAGGTGTGAGTAGAAATGCATCTGAAGTTGAAATTAAAAAG GCATACAGAAAGTTGGCAAAGGAATTTCATCCCGACAAGAATCCAGAAGCTGGGGACAAATTCAAAGAGATTTCATTTGCGTATGAAGTATTGTCTGATCCCAAGAAACGTTCCACATATGACAGAGTTGGGCTGAAGGGCTTGCAAGAAGGAGCCCATGAAGGACATGGCTTTTCTTCAGATGATTTGTTCTCACAGATATTTGGTGGTGGCCTGTTTGGTATGGGTATGGGGCCTGGTATGAGAGGCAGAAGGCGTCACAGAGGAGAGGATACCGTACACACACTAAA GGTCTCCCTAGAAGATCTGTACAATGGTAAAACATCCAAATTGCAGCTTAGTAAGAATGTCATCTGTACAACTTGTGGCGG GAAAGGAGGAAGAGCAGGTACAACGCATACGTGCCGAACATGTGCTGGTTGTGGTTTTAAAGTTACCTACAGACAGTTGGGACCTGGAATGACGCAGCAACTGCAGTCAAGATGTCCAACATGTAGTGGTGAAG GTGAGGTCATACACGAGAAGGATCGCTGTGTAGCATGCAGGGGTAAAAAAGTTGTGAATGAAACAAAAATACTAGAAGTCCATGTTGATAAGGGAATGAAGGAAAGTCAGAAAATATACTTTCGTGGAGAAGGGGACCAACAG CCTGATGTTGAACCAGGGGATGTAATTATAGTTCTTCAACAAAAACCACACGATAAATTCCAACGAACAAATGATGATCTAGTTATGACCCATGCACTTTCTCTTACTGAAGCTCTCTGTGGCTTTGAGATGACACTTAAACACCTTGATGGGCGTGATCTTGTCATAAAGCATCCTCCAGGACAGGTTATTAAACCAG GTGATGTAAAGGGTATTGAAAATGAAGGAATGCCACAGTACAGAAATCCCTTTGAAAGGGGAAACTTATACATAAAGTTTGATGTACTGTTCCCAAGCAATAATTTTGCAAATGAAGTAACATTGAAG GAACTGGAAAAATTGTTACCACCACGACCTACATTCCACATACCTCAAGGAGAGCACGTAGAAGAAGTTGATCTCAATGAGTATGATCCAAATGACCGCAGTTCGGGAGGATCAGGAAGACAAGAAGCCTATGcaagtgatgatgatgagtatGGTCCTGGTTCTGGAGGCATTCAATGTGCCCATCAGTGA